Proteins from a single region of Candidatus Cloacimonadota bacterium:
- a CDS encoding bifunctional acyl-ACP--phospholipid O-acyltransferase/long-chain-fatty-acid--ACP ligase, with translation GVLDEDGFLWHRGRLKRFVKVGGEMVSLVRVESVLENLLPEDSVCCVVDVPNPTKGADIVAAIATSEIDRKKILKQMAKELHSIAVPKDIYFIENIPMMGSGKVNFREVEKICRDMQENGIKELKNT, from the coding sequence GGGAGTTCTCGACGAAGATGGTTTTCTCTGGCATCGAGGCAGGTTGAAAAGATTTGTAAAAGTTGGCGGAGAAATGGTCTCACTGGTTCGAGTAGAAAGTGTTCTGGAAAATCTGCTTCCCGAAGATTCTGTTTGCTGTGTGGTCGATGTTCCTAATCCTACTAAAGGAGCAGATATTGTGGCAGCGATTGCTACCAGCGAAATCGATCGCAAAAAAATTCTTAAACAAATGGCAAAAGAATTACACTCGATAGCAGTTCCCAAAGATATTTATTTTATCGAGAACATTCCTATGATGGGAAGCGGGAAAGTGAATTTCAGAGAAGTTGAAAAGATCTGCCGAGATATGCAAGAGAACGGAATTAAGGAATTGAAGAATACCTGA
- a CDS encoding phosphatase PAP2 family protein produces the protein MKKTLLLLFFLSNILLFSQTFKVNKLNSSAILSSMVILDLSNNYFDEKMLPDLNENDINTLSKDDVPFFDRIAFQPYSVKLKDWSDYTIYLTIGSTLFLTYDKEYWKDNLVVLGEILITQSAIGKWTKTLTHRKRPFVYDENISLEKKIANNSQHSFYSLHSSTAFAAATFGYFYYLDNQGKNYFIASLLFGSATATACLRVASANHFPSDVVVGAIMGSGISYLICKFHHSEKIQWKFGLNDIRVSYLF, from the coding sequence TTGAAAAAAACCTTATTATTACTTTTTTTCTTATCAAATATTTTATTATTCTCGCAAACCTTTAAAGTAAATAAACTCAATTCCAGTGCAATTTTATCTTCAATGGTGATTTTGGATTTGAGCAACAATTACTTTGATGAAAAGATGCTTCCGGATTTGAATGAAAATGACATCAACACTCTTTCCAAAGACGATGTTCCCTTTTTTGACAGGATCGCTTTCCAACCTTATTCAGTAAAGCTAAAAGACTGGAGTGACTACACGATCTACCTGACAATCGGTTCGACTCTTTTCCTGACTTATGACAAAGAATACTGGAAAGACAACCTGGTTGTACTCGGTGAAATCCTCATAACGCAATCAGCAATCGGAAAATGGACAAAAACTTTAACTCATCGTAAAAGACCATTTGTCTATGATGAAAATATTTCTTTGGAGAAGAAGATCGCTAATAATAGTCAGCATTCTTTTTATTCTCTGCATAGTTCGACCGCTTTTGCTGCTGCTACTTTTGGTTATTTTTATTATCTCGATAATCAAGGAAAAAATTATTTTATTGCTTCCTTATTGTTTGGATCAGCAACTGCAACAGCATGTTTACGGGTTGCATCTGCTAATCATTTCCCGAGTGATGTAGTAGTTGGAGCGATTATGGGAAGCGGGATCAGTTATTTGATATGTAAATTCCACCATTCCGAGAAGATACAATGGAAATTTGGATTAAATGATATCAGGGTTTCATATCTGTTTTAG
- the argF gene encoding ornithine carbamoyltransferase translates to MPYNLKNRNFLTLLDYTPKEIEFLLELSADLKKAKYTGTEQQLLKGKNIALIFEKTSTRTRCAFEVAAFDQGARITYLGPTGSQIGHKETMKDTARVLGRMYDGIEYRGFGQKVVEELGKYAGVPVWNGLTTEYHPTQVLADFLTAKEHLKKPYQEMVFVYVGDGRNNVANSLLIGGAKLGMDIRIVAPPELLPEDKLVEKCVEIATKSKGKTNITDNIDIGVKDADVIYTDVWVSMGEPKEIWEKRINLLKPYQVNSELMEKTSNQNTIFMHCLPSFHNTDTKVGKDIFDKFGITEMEVTDEVFESEASVVFDEAENRMHTIKAVMVATL, encoded by the coding sequence ATGCCTTATAATTTAAAAAACAGGAATTTCCTGACTTTATTGGATTATACTCCCAAGGAAATCGAGTTTTTATTGGAACTTTCTGCTGATCTGAAAAAAGCAAAATATACCGGAACCGAGCAGCAGCTTCTGAAAGGAAAGAATATCGCTCTTATATTTGAGAAAACATCGACCCGAACCAGGTGCGCTTTTGAAGTTGCTGCTTTTGATCAAGGAGCTCGGATAACTTATCTCGGACCGACCGGAAGCCAGATCGGACATAAAGAGACGATGAAAGATACAGCGAGAGTTCTGGGACGAATGTATGACGGGATCGAATATCGCGGATTTGGACAAAAGGTTGTAGAGGAGCTGGGAAAATATGCCGGAGTTCCGGTTTGGAACGGTCTCACAACCGAATATCATCCAACCCAGGTTCTCGCTGATTTTCTGACAGCCAAAGAACATCTGAAAAAACCTTATCAGGAAATGGTTTTCGTTTATGTAGGTGACGGCAGAAATAATGTCGCAAATTCACTTCTAATTGGCGGTGCAAAACTCGGAATGGATATCAGGATCGTTGCACCTCCTGAACTGCTGCCGGAAGATAAATTGGTAGAGAAATGTGTGGAAATTGCAACTAAATCAAAAGGTAAAACAAATATAACCGACAACATCGATATCGGTGTCAAAGATGCTGATGTGATCTACACGGATGTCTGGGTTTCGATGGGAGAGCCGAAAGAAATCTGGGAAAAAAGGATAAACCTGCTCAAACCTTATCAGGTAAATTCCGAATTGATGGAAAAAACCAGTAATCAAAATACGATATTTATGCATTGTCTCCCTTCCTTCCACAATACAGACACCAAGGTTGGCAAAGATATTTTCGATAAATTCGGGATTACTGAAATGGAAGTTACGGATGAAGTCTTTGAAAGTGAAGCTTCTGTTGTCTTTGATGAAGCGGAGAATCGGATGCATACGATCAAAGCTGTGATGGTTGCGACACTATAA